The proteins below are encoded in one region of Ostrea edulis chromosome 3, xbOstEdul1.1, whole genome shotgun sequence:
- the LOC125673543 gene encoding uncharacterized protein LOC125673543, with protein sequence MSSTWSSWVESLMGDRTSMQRCGIYGNSKGDTWGVSDGMEATPEEVQYISSNYDENEKFHTEGCRCGGKKYNFVRKVEDVLVFKRSKMDQPEQTETSGTPKTDLPFLLAMNTTDGCLIGIANGDEKSKSQSIMQMEFVAKKLKESGR encoded by the coding sequence ATGTCATCGACGTGGTCGTCTTGGGTAGAAAGTCTAATGGGCGATAGAACAAGCATGCAGCGATGTGGAATTTATGGGAACTCGAAAGGCGATACATGGGGTGTATCGGATGGAATGGAGGCAACTCCCGAGGAAGTCCAATACATAAGCAGCAACTACGACGAAAATGAGAAATTTCACACCGAAGGATGTCGCTGTGGAGGAAAAAAGTACAACTTTGTGAGAAAAGTTGAAGATGTTTTGGTGTTCAAGAGGAGTAAAATGGATCAACCCGAGCAGACCGAGACTTCCGGAACACCCAAAACAGATTTGCCCTTCCTTCTTGCTATGAATACGACAGATGGATGTCTGATAGGAATTGCAAACGGGGATGAGAAAAGCAAATCCCAGTCCATAATGCAAATGGAATTTGTCGCAAAGAAGCTCAAGGAATCTGGAAGATGA